CATAATATATAATTCCTGGTACTGTACCTGATGCCATCCATATCCCAGTAATAGCTCCTATTAAAATAAATATTTTTAAAACAACAAATGCTTTCTTACCACCATTATATGACATTTTAATAATATCCATTGGTTTAAAGCCTTTTTTCCAAGCAATATATGAAAATATAAAAAATCCTACTAACAATGGATATGCTACAAATATTCCTTTGTAAACAGATAAAGTTAATAAGCAAAACGTAAATAACAGACTAAATATTATTATCATATTTTACACCTCATCTCTAAACTTCTCTCTTCTATTTTATCATTATTTTCCATATCACTCTAATAAAATTATAAATTTTATTGAGAAATATAAAAATCTATAAATTAATTCTCATTTTAGTTATAATCTAAATAAATTTTCACTTGAAGTCCTTTATAATAAATGATATAATAACCTTTGTTAATAAATTGAGATTTGTATGCAGATTTCCCAAACTGCTTATACCCTTAATAAAATGCAAGGTGGTGAAGAAATGGCAAATATAAAATCAGCTAAAAAAAGAATTAAAGTTATTGAAGCAAAAACTGCTCAAAATAAAATGATAAAATCAGCATTAAAAACTGATATTAAAAAATTCTTAACTTTTGTTGCAGAAGGAAACATGGAAGAAGCTAAAGTTCAACTTCAAAAATGCATAAAAGCTCTAGATATGGCAGCTTCAAAGGGAGTACTACATAAAAACAAAGCTGCTAGAACTAAATCTAGATTATCAGCAAAATTAAATGCTTAATCTAATAAAATAAAGACTAACCAATTGGTTAGTCTTTATTTTATTATTATAATTACATAGCTATAGTTTGGATTATCAACATTTCCATCTCCACTTTTTTATTAGTAGAAGTGCTTTTTAATATTTTTTCCGTTTCTAAACATTTATTTATAGCATTTTTAATTTGAGTTTCTGTAAACTTTTTACTCTGCCCTACTAATTTTGTACATATAAAATTAGGTAATCTAATTATTCTACTAATTTGTTCTATGGTTTTACCTTCCTTTACATATTGAGAAACCTGATATATTAAATTAAACTGTCTCTCTATCATATACAATATATTAAAAACATTCTCACCTATGTGTAGCAATTCATTAAACCTATCTATGGCTTCTTTTACTCTTTTATCTCCTATTTTATCCACAAGGACAAATATATCCTCTTCCTCTTTTGGAGGAAACATATCTCCTATATCCTGTTTTGTAATCTCTCGTCCTAATGTATAACAGCAGAGCTTCTCCACTTCCTTTTCTATTATTCCCATATTATTAGGAAGATTAGAGCAAAATAATTTTAATTCCACAACACCAATTTTTTTATTTTTTTCTTCAAATAGTTCTTTAACTTTTTTTTCTAGATCTCTTCCCTTTAAATCTTTAATTTCTATAATGTCGCATTTTTTACTTAGTTTTAAAACTTTATTTTCTACCCTCTCTCTTTTTTCTTTAAATACATAGTATAATATTAAAATTGTACTTTCAGGTATATTTTCTATGTAGTTTTTAAAATTTAAATACACTCCTTCATTTTTTTTATTTTTCCCTAAAAAATTAGCTCTATATACTAACACAATTTTTTTATCGGACATAAAAGGAAGGGTTTCACAGGCATTTATAACTTCATCAAATTCCTCTAAATTATTTCCATCAAACTTTGCAAAATTTAAGTCAATAAAATCTTTATTAATTAATTTTTCTTTTATTAATTTATTTTCTATAAGTCTTATATTTTCTTTAATCATATCTTCATCTGAACTATAAAATATATAACAATTTTTAATATCATTTTTTTTTATTTCTTCTCTATATGTTCTTAAATCAATCATTTAAATCACCTATTCTGATTTTATCTTATTTTAAATATCTTTCCAAATACAATTCTGTATTCCTTATAATCATTACTTTTCATACAAATTATATCATAACTATCATAATTATTTATATTTTGTTGAAAGTATTCTTTATAATAGTTAATAGATTTTAACTTATTTTCTTTTATATAGACAGGAATATATTGATTATAATTTTGAATAACTTTATCTATATTAAAATTATCTTTTATCTCCAGTACATACTTTCCATTTTCTATATCATAATCACAATACATTATACTTTTATCTTTGTATTTTATAATAGTTGCATTTATTTTTTCATTTTTTAATATATATATTTTAGGGAAAATAGTATACATTCTCCTATAGCATATACATTTGGTATATTTGTTTCCATTTTTTCATTTACTTTAATTCCTCTTTTATTTTGGTTTAATTCTATTCCCAGTTCTTCTATACCCATATTTTCCATATACGGCTGTCTTCCTACAGACATTAATACCTTATCACAGAATATAAACTTTTCTTCATTTTTATTTGTAAATTTAACTATACATCCTTCATTTTCATCTTCCAAAATTTCCTCTACCTTTGAGCTAGTATAAAATCTTATTCCTTTTTCCTTTCCTATCTCTGTTATTTCTTTAATAACATCTTCATCAAGCATTGACAAAATATTGTCAAAATATTCCACAACAGATACTTCTACTCCTATATTAGCATATATAAAAGCAAATTCCATACCTATAACGCCGCCACCTATTATAGCAATTTTTTTCGGTAGCTCTTTTAAATCTAATGCCTCTTCACTAGTTATAACTTGTTTTAAATCACATCCTTTTATAGGTAATATACTTGGTTTAGAACCAGATGCAATTACTATATTTTTAGCTTTTACTAGAGAGTCTTTTGTCTCTATGGTATTTTTATCTACTAATTTACCATCTCCTGAAATAAGCTTTATATTGTGCTTTTCTATTAAATAATGAATTCCTCCTACAAGTTTATCTACAATATTGTCTTTTCTTGATACTACCTTTTTAATATCTATAGAAGGATTTTGTAAACTTATTCCATATTCTTCTGAATTTTTTATATTACTATATACTTCTGAGGATCTAACAAAAGCTTTAGTTGGTATACATCCTCTATTTAAACAAGTTCCTCCAACTTTATCTTTTTCTATAAGTACAACTTTGGCACCAAGTTTAGCTGCTTGAATAGCTGCAACATATCCTCCAGGTCCCGCCCCTAATATAGCTATATCGCATTCTAATTCAGATTTATTAACATTATTATCTTTGTCTATAGCACTTTCTTTCACACTTATTTCTTCTGTTTCTATCTTTAATAGAGTATCGCCTATTTTTACAATAGCTCCCTCTTCTATTTCTATGCTATTTATTTTTCCTTCTTCTTTTGCTTTTAAAGGTATATTACCTTTTTTGCCCTCTATTTCTATTAGAGTTTCTCCCGCTTTTATATTATCTCCTATACTTTTATGTACTTTACCTACTTTTCCTTCTTTACTACCTGAGGATAATTTTTCTAATTTTATTTCTTTTATCATATAAACTCTCCTTTTCATGTGTATTTATTTTTAAAAAACCATTGCCATACTAACTATTAGTATAGCAATGGTTTTTTAAAAATTCAAGATATCTTGGATTTTTTATCTCCTAATTATTTATTTGTCTCTTCTATTAAATTTATACTCATTTTTTTTAGAACTTTTTTAAATATTTCTATTTCTTCATCACTGATACCTTTAGATACTAATTTACTCATTTTCTCTCCCTCAGGTAGAAGCTTTTCTCTAAGTTTTTTCCCTTTGTCAGTAATATATAGATCCACTCTTCGTTTATCTTCTTGGCTTCTTTTTCTTAAAACATATTCTTCTCTTTCCATTCTATCTATTAACCTAGCTACTGAAGATGCCTTTATGCCCATTTTCTCTGCAAGTTCACACTGACTAATGGTCTCTCCTTCTCCTAAATAATAAAGAGCTATCCATTGAACTCTAGTTATTCCTACTAAATTTAATCTGTCATTAAAGCATTCTGCTATCTCTTTTGCAACATTATTTGTTATAAATCCTAAGCATGTATCTAAATCAAACAAATTAACCCCTCCATATTTACTAAACTACATTTGCCTAATAGTTATATTATATCATCATTTTTTAATTAACATAACTTATTAAGCAATTTAATTATCGTGAATATAGAAGAGTTTCAATACATTTAATTTTTTAATATTTTATAGGCATATAGATTCAAGTTCTTTAATTTTGACCACATCAGTTATTCTAGATATATTAGGCTTAAAATAAACTTTATTCTTACCTTTTTCTGGATAATTTATATCGTAATACTTTAGTAATACATTTATCCTTCCTAATATATTTTCTAAGTCAAAATCTTTTATACCCTCCTTTTTAAAACTTATGGCAGCAACAAGAACTAACAATTTTAATTTGTTAGTTTTATATTTTTCATATATATCTTTATTCATAGGAATTATAGAGATATTTTTTATGCATATAAGCTCCTCAGCAAAGTCCATTTTTAGTGCCTTTTCTATATAGTCTTTATTTTGCGAAAATTCATTATAAAGCATTACACCTTTCCCTTGGCATAATTTAACCATAAAGCTATCCCCCTATACTATAAATATGATAATAAAATAACATAACGCGCTAAAAAAGCGTATATTTAAATTTATACGACACTCACCTAATATAATACTATTTTAATTTTCATTATTTGTAAAGGTTTGTAATATATAAAAAGTCTTAAATTACTTCATTTTATCGTTAATTTACTATATATACATCAAGTTCCTTTGATTTTTAATAAATATTGTTCACTGACCTCTCCCATTTATTGTATAATTATATATTATTTATTAATTTATGTCAATAATCAATGCTCTTCTTATCTTATATCTAATTTATCTTTTATTTTTTCAAAAGTTTTTTCTCCTATTCTATCTATATTTTTTATATCTTCTATAGAATTAAATCCGTTATTTTCTTCTCTATAGTTTATAATTTTTTCTGCTGTAACATCCCCAATACCAGGGATAGATTTTAATTCTTCTTTACTTGCTTTATTTAAATTTATTTTAGAATCTTTATCTTTACCTTTTAATACAGTTCCGTCTTCCATTGTATCTAATTTATCTACATATATATAATCCTCGTCTTTTAACCTTTTAGCAAGATTTAATCTTTCTCTATTTGCTTTTTCAGTAAAACCACCTGATATTTTTATTAAATCTTCTGTTCTACTATCTTCTTTCAAGTTATAAACTCCAGGTTTTTTAACTTCTCCATTTACATATACTGTTATAGTTTCTTTACTACTTTTTTCATCTGTAACTTCTTCTTCAAAAACGTCATTTATTGCTACATCATCTCTTTTATCCTTTATAAAATAACCTGTAAATAAAAATATAGCTAATATAGATAAAAAAATTATAGATCCTACAATTTTTCTAGAATTTTTCAATAATATATTACCTCCTTAGAAAACTATGTTATTCCATATTATTGACAAATATATAAATAATTATCGCATTATAATTATTTTTTTGATATAATTATTTTTAATGGTAATAAGGAGGATAATAATGAAAAAAAACACACTAGTATTTTTTATATTTTTCCTTAATTTTATTTTTATTAACTGTACTACAATTAATGCTAAAACCTTAAAGCCACCTTCTGTATCTGCTGATGGCGCTATCTTAATGGATGCACAAACCGGTAAAATATTATATGGAAAAAATATTAATAGCCCATACCCTCCTGCTTCTACAACAAAAATAATGACAGCTCTACTTACTTTAGAAAATTGTAATTTAGATGATGAAGTAGTAGTTGGTAAAAAACCTCCTTTAGCTGATGGAAGTAAAATATTTATTTTTGAAGGAGAAAAGCTAAAGGTAAAAGATCTACTATATGCTCTGCTTTTAGAATCAGCTAATGATACTGCTGAAGCTTTAGCTGAACACATTAGTGGTTCTATAGAAGACTTTGCTAAATTAATGAATAAAAGAGCTAAGGAACTTGGTTGTACTAACACGAACTTTGTTAATCCCAGTGGACTTTACCATGACAAGCACAGAACTACTGCTCAAGATCTAGCTTTAATCATGAGAGAAGTTTCTAAATATGAAGATTATAGAAAAATTTCTAATACCATTACATATAAAATAAAGCCCACTAATAAAAGTAAAGAAGAAAGACCTTTGTGGAATAAAAATAAGTTAGTTCAACAAAATTCTCAGTACTATTTCCAAGGTTGTAATGGAGGTAAAACTGGCTATACTACTCAATCACAACATTCCTATGTAGTAAGTGCAAATAGAAATAATTTTAAACTTATAGCAGTTTTATTACATGATAGCAAGAAAACGTTTTTTGAAGATTCTGTAAATCTATTAAACTATGGATTTAATAACTTTGAATTGGTGAAAATGTACTCTAGGGGTGATATCGTAACAAAATATAGTAAAGAAGATTTAAATTTAAACTTAATTGCTTGTAATGATTTTTATTATGTAAAAGAAAAAAATAATAATTCAAAGGCCACTTTAAATTTAGGAAATAAAAATTTAAATTCAGTTGATTTTCATAAAGGAGATGTTATTTTAAATGCTGAAATTCTCTTAGATAATAATAATCTTGGTACATTAAATCTTTCTAGCGATTGTGATCATCAAGTTTCTTCTTTTGGGATAAACTCGGGTAATAAATTAATTTTGTTTACTATTTTTATAGTTTCATTTTTAATTCTCATGATATTTATAATTAAAATCAAAAAAAAATTAAAAAAGAAAAAACAATATCGTAAATATTTTTATTAAATTAATAAAAGGAAATGTATATTAAATTTTAAAATCTAACATACATTTCCTTTTATTTAAAATAATATTTTTAACTTTCATTTAAAACTTCTATTAGCTCTTTAATATCATGTGGAATATCACAGGATAATTCTAGTAACTTACCTGTTCTTGGATGTGGAAAAACTAATTTATAAGCATGTAGCGCCTGTCTCTCTATATGCATTTTATCCTTTTCTTCACCATACAAACTATCACCTATAATAGGATGACCTAAATGTCCTACATGAACTCTTATTTGATGTGTTCTACCTGTTTCAAGTAAAAGTTCTATTAACGAAGCATCTTTAAATTCCTCTATTACTTTATAGTGGGTGATACTTCTTTGTCCTTTAGGATCTACCACTCTCTTTAAACTTGAATCATCTGGCCTATATATAGGCAAATCTATGGTACCTTCTTTTTCTTTTAAAATTCCATGAATAACAGCTAAATAAAATTTTTTAAAACTATCTTTATTCATATCTCTAGCCAATGCCATATGTGAAAATTGATTCTTAGCAATTATTATAAGACCAGATGTATCACGATCTAATCTACTAACTAGCCTCACTATACAAATTTCACCTTTTTCTTGGAAATAATACAATATTCCATTGGATAAAGTTCCTTTAGGATGACTTTTAGTAGGATGAACTACCACACCTGGTTTTTTATTTACTACTAAAATATCTTCATCTTCATAAACTATATCCAACTCCATTTTTTCTGGTTCTATATTTTGAGTTTCATCCTTATGAAGATCTATCTCTATTTTATCTCCCTTGTTTAATTTATATCTCAAATTAATACTATTTCCATTTACCTTTATTCTTCCATCTCTTGCAGACTTTCTTATAAATCTTCCTGAAATATTTAAAGTATACTTTAAATATTCTTTTATATTACACTGTTCTTCTTTGTCATAATTATATTGTAGCTTACTTATAACTAGTCACTCCTTATGAAACTATTTTTTAAAGTCTTCTCCTATAATTATCTTTATAAACTTTCCATTATCCGCCAAACTAGAATTCTCAATATTATTTATCTTTAAGTCCTTTGAAATACTTTTTAAAGTCTTTTTATCTAATCCATTATATATTATTTTTGACTCTTTAGATTTTTTAGTATTACCTACAGATACATTAAAAAATCCTTTTTCCTTCATTTTATTTCCTATAGTAGCTGCTAATCCATTTATATTTGTTCCATTTAATATTTCAACTTTTGTATCATCTTTATTGGTATCATATGAGTCTTCATTAGTTTCTCCTCTAAATACATTTACAATGTCTTTGCTTGCATTTTCATCATATATGAAGTATGATATCTTTCCTATGTATTTTGCTTCCCCTTTTAAGGTTCTTATTTGAATATCCGATTTTTCAACTTTTAAAAAGTTATATGCATATTTAACCATATCATTTGGTTCCATATTAGTTTCCACATATTTAGGTAAAGTAGATAACATAACAGGTAATCTAGCTATAACAGAAGGACTTTTTATTTTCTCAATAAATTTTTCAATAAATAAATGTTGATTTTTTATTCTTCCTAAATCTCCCTCCGCAAGTCCTGTACCATCATTATTTTTTCTCCATCTAAAAAATTCTTCAGCCTTCTTACCATCTAAATGAGCTATTTCTCCCTTTTTAAAGTTTATATGTAAATTTTGAGATGCATCATCATAATACATATTTTGAGCTATTTCCATATCTATTCCACCAACACTGTCTATCAATTTTCTAAAACCTTCAAAGTTTAATTTTGCATAATAGTTTATATTGACCTTTAAAAGGTTTTCTACAGAATCTATTAAACCATTAACCCCACCAATAGCATGAGCATTATTTATTTTTTGCCAATTATTATGTATAACAACTCTTGTATCCCTCGGAATAGAAACTATATTAATTTTTTTATTTTTAGGATTATAATTCATTAAAATTATGGTATCTGTTCTCTTAGGTTCATTTACACTTTCTATACCACCAATATCTACACCCATAATTAATATATTAATAGGTTCTCCACTTTTGCTAGCTACTGGAGGTGTTTTGCCTGCCTTACCTTCACTAAAACTTAAAAGATAAAAATAAAAAAAGCTAGCCATTGTAGCAATTAGTAGAAGAAGTATAAGAAATATGCCTTTGCCCTTATTCTTTTTCCTTCTTTTTTTAATCTTTTTCAAATTAAATCACCTACTGTTTTTTAATAAAAAGTTTCTTCCCTTTATAGTATCTAAATGTAAAATTTCATCTTTTTCAATTACATATTTTATGGTTATATTAAAAGAATTTATCAATGCTTCATCTATATTATGAAATGATAAATCCCTTATTTTTTCAACTCCATCATACTTCCTACCAGGTTCTATATAATCAGATAGATATATTATTTTTTCCAACATACTCATATTTTCTCTACCTGTAGTATGATAACGCACAGCATTTAATATTTCTTTATCTTCAATTCCCATTAAATTTTTAGCTATTAATGCGCCTGCTAACCCATGTAGTAATTGTATATTTTTTTCACATTCATTATTTATATCATACCCATATTTTTTTACTATATTTATTAGTTCTTCATTTTTTTTATTTTTTGCACAATCGTGAACTAAGGCTGCTATTTTAGTTTTTTCGATATCTACATTGTAAAACTTAGCCATTTTTATAGCTGTATCTCTTACTCTCAAACTATGTAAAAATCTATGTTCTTTTAAATTTTTATTTAAATAATCTTCTATTTTCTCTTCACTCCACACACCTATTCCCCCTGCTTTATCTATAAAGTTTATATTTATTTATTATAAAATATGTTTTTTTAGGTAATAAATTTGCAACTTCTTGTTTATTTTTTATTTTTTC
This window of the Clostridium cochlearium genome carries:
- the rpsT gene encoding 30S ribosomal protein S20, with translation MANIKSAKKRIKVIEAKTAQNKMIKSALKTDIKKFLTFVAEGNMEEAKVQLQKCIKALDMAASKGVLHKNKAARTKSRLSAKLNA
- the holA gene encoding DNA polymerase III subunit delta; its protein translation is MIDLRTYREEIKKNDIKNCYIFYSSDEDMIKENIRLIENKLIKEKLINKDFIDLNFAKFDGNNLEEFDEVINACETLPFMSDKKIVLVYRANFLGKNKKNEGVYLNFKNYIENIPESTILILYYVFKEKRERVENKVLKLSKKCDIIEIKDLKGRDLEKKVKELFEEKNKKIGVVELKLFCSNLPNNMGIIEKEVEKLCCYTLGREITKQDIGDMFPPKEEEDIFVLVDKIGDKRVKEAIDRFNELLHIGENVFNILYMIERQFNLIYQVSQYVKEGKTIEQISRIIRLPNFICTKLVGQSKKFTETQIKNAINKCLETEKILKSTSTNKKVEMEMLIIQTIAM
- a CDS encoding FAD-dependent oxidoreductase, whose product is MIKEIKLEKLSSGSKEGKVGKVHKSIGDNIKAGETLIEIEGKKGNIPLKAKEEGKINSIEIEEGAIVKIGDTLLKIETEEISVKESAIDKDNNVNKSELECDIAILGAGPGGYVAAIQAAKLGAKVVLIEKDKVGGTCLNRGCIPTKAFVRSSEVYSNIKNSEEYGISLQNPSIDIKKVVSRKDNIVDKLVGGIHYLIEKHNIKLISGDGKLVDKNTIETKDSLVKAKNIVIASGSKPSILPIKGCDLKQVITSEEALDLKELPKKIAIIGGGVIGMEFAFIYANIGVEVSVVEYFDNILSMLDEDVIKEITEIGKEKGIRFYTSSKVEEILEDENEGCIVKFTNKNEEKFIFCDKVLMSVGRQPYMENMGIEELGIELNQNKRGIKVNEKMETNIPNVYAIGECILFSLKYIY
- a CDS encoding MarR family winged helix-turn-helix transcriptional regulator gives rise to the protein MFDLDTCLGFITNNVAKEIAECFNDRLNLVGITRVQWIALYYLGEGETISQCELAEKMGIKASSVARLIDRMEREEYVLRKRSQEDKRRVDLYITDKGKKLREKLLPEGEKMSKLVSKGISDEEIEIFKKVLKKMSINLIEETNK
- a CDS encoding helix-hairpin-helix domain-containing protein, with protein sequence MKNSRKIVGSIIFLSILAIFLFTGYFIKDKRDDVAINDVFEEEVTDEKSSKETITVYVNGEVKKPGVYNLKEDSRTEDLIKISGGFTEKANRERLNLAKRLKDEDYIYVDKLDTMEDGTVLKGKDKDSKINLNKASKEELKSIPGIGDVTAEKIINYREENNGFNSIEDIKNIDRIGEKTFEKIKDKLDIR
- a CDS encoding D-alanyl-D-alanine carboxypeptidase family protein encodes the protein MKKNTLVFFIFFLNFIFINCTTINAKTLKPPSVSADGAILMDAQTGKILYGKNINSPYPPASTTKIMTALLTLENCNLDDEVVVGKKPPLADGSKIFIFEGEKLKVKDLLYALLLESANDTAEALAEHISGSIEDFAKLMNKRAKELGCTNTNFVNPSGLYHDKHRTTAQDLALIMREVSKYEDYRKISNTITYKIKPTNKSKEERPLWNKNKLVQQNSQYYFQGCNGGKTGYTTQSQHSYVVSANRNNFKLIAVLLHDSKKTFFEDSVNLLNYGFNNFELVKMYSRGDIVTKYSKEDLNLNLIACNDFYYVKEKNNNSKATLNLGNKNLNSVDFHKGDVILNAEILLDNNNLGTLNLSSDCDHQVSSFGINSGNKLILFTIFIVSFLILMIFIIKIKKKLKKKKQYRKYFY
- a CDS encoding RluA family pseudouridine synthase → MSKLQYNYDKEEQCNIKEYLKYTLNISGRFIRKSARDGRIKVNGNSINLRYKLNKGDKIEIDLHKDETQNIEPEKMELDIVYEDEDILVVNKKPGVVVHPTKSHPKGTLSNGILYYFQEKGEICIVRLVSRLDRDTSGLIIIAKNQFSHMALARDMNKDSFKKFYLAVIHGILKEKEGTIDLPIYRPDDSSLKRVVDPKGQRSITHYKVIEEFKDASLIELLLETGRTHQIRVHVGHLGHPIIGDSLYGEEKDKMHIERQALHAYKLVFPHPRTGKLLELSCDIPHDIKELIEVLNES
- a CDS encoding LCP family protein, with the translated sequence MKKIKKRRKKNKGKGIFLILLLLIATMASFFYFYLLSFSEGKAGKTPPVASKSGEPINILIMGVDIGGIESVNEPKRTDTIILMNYNPKNKKINIVSIPRDTRVVIHNNWQKINNAHAIGGVNGLIDSVENLLKVNINYYAKLNFEGFRKLIDSVGGIDMEIAQNMYYDDASQNLHINFKKGEIAHLDGKKAEEFFRWRKNNDGTGLAEGDLGRIKNQHLFIEKFIEKIKSPSVIARLPVMLSTLPKYVETNMEPNDMVKYAYNFLKVEKSDIQIRTLKGEAKYIGKISYFIYDENASKDIVNVFRGETNEDSYDTNKDDTKVEILNGTNINGLAATIGNKMKEKGFFNVSVGNTKKSKESKIIYNGLDKKTLKSISKDLKINNIENSSLADNGKFIKIIIGEDFKK
- the yqeK gene encoding bis(5'-nucleosyl)-tetraphosphatase (symmetrical) YqeK, with amino-acid sequence MWSEEKIEDYLNKNLKEHRFLHSLRVRDTAIKMAKFYNVDIEKTKIAALVHDCAKNKKNEELINIVKKYGYDINNECEKNIQLLHGLAGALIAKNLMGIEDKEILNAVRYHTTGRENMSMLEKIIYLSDYIEPGRKYDGVEKIRDLSFHNIDEALINSFNITIKYVIEKDEILHLDTIKGRNFLLKNSR